In one window of Spiroplasma corruscae DNA:
- the ftsY gene encoding signal recognition particle-docking protein FtsY gives MGFWSSLKERRIIKKQEKKHKKEHKNTLTFSSDIKKLTKKYKIPNNDFYEELENVLIKTDMGMKMVLEISNNVQKRVKPKYGFKEVKEILAEEIYKSYTNSGKPKTELNYKEGRLNIFLIVGVNGVGKTTSIAKIANFYSIQDKKVLIAAGDTFRAGAVEQLEQWCINRLKNVDLMKPQNNTKDPASVVYDSIKVALEKKYDLLLVDTAGRLQNKEHLMRELEKITKIIQKSVKDGPHERLLVIDAQTGQNGVNQAKAFSEATDVTGIVLTKMDGTSKGGIALAIKDILGIPVKLVGTGEKVDDIKLFSVDDYIYELTADFMEDDDDNNEQ, from the coding sequence ATGGGATTTTGAAGTAGTTTAAAAGAACGTAGAATAATAAAAAAGCAAGAAAAAAAACACAAAAAAGAGCATAAAAATACCCTTACATTCTCAAGTGATATAAAAAAACTTACAAAAAAATATAAAATACCTAATAATGATTTTTATGAAGAATTGGAAAATGTGCTAATAAAAACAGACATGGGAATGAAAATGGTTTTAGAAATATCTAATAATGTGCAAAAAAGAGTAAAACCTAAGTACGGATTTAAAGAAGTTAAAGAAATTTTAGCTGAAGAGATATACAAATCTTACACAAATTCAGGAAAACCAAAAACAGAACTAAACTACAAAGAAGGTAGATTGAATATATTTTTAATTGTTGGTGTTAATGGGGTTGGTAAAACTACTAGTATTGCAAAGATTGCAAATTTCTATAGTATACAAGATAAAAAGGTACTAATAGCAGCTGGTGATACTTTTAGAGCTGGAGCAGTAGAGCAACTAGAACAATGATGTATTAATAGGTTAAAAAATGTTGATTTAATGAAACCACAAAATAACACTAAGGACCCCGCTAGTGTTGTTTACGATTCTATTAAAGTTGCATTAGAAAAAAAATATGACCTATTATTAGTTGATACAGCAGGTAGACTACAAAATAAGGAACATTTAATGAGAGAACTTGAAAAAATAACTAAAATCATTCAAAAAAGTGTAAAGGATGGTCCGCATGAAAGATTATTAGTTATTGATGCACAGACTGGTCAAAACGGAGTTAATCAAGCAAAGGCTTTTTCAGAAGCAACTGACGTAACGGGAATAGTTTTAACAAAAATGGATGGAACAAGCAAAGGTGGTATAGCACTTGCTATAAAAGATATTTTAGGAATACCAGTTAAACTTGTTGGAACTGGAGAAAAAGTTGATGATATTAAGTTATTTAGTGTTGATGATTATATTTATGAATTAACCGCAGATTTTATGGAAGATGATGACGATAATAATGAGCAATAA
- the ylxM gene encoding YlxM family DNA-binding protein: protein MSNNDLEKTMLISEYFDYYKNLLTDKQKQYFELYFFEDYSFQEIADELKISKSAVHDSLTKTVSFLKKTEEKLNFVYKHNKIKHLIESFKNKDISVDNLLNLIEKEI from the coding sequence ATGAGCAATAATGATTTAGAAAAAACAATGTTAATATCAGAATATTTTGATTATTATAAAAATCTATTAACAGATAAACAAAAGCAATACTTTGAACTATATTTTTTTGAGGATTATTCATTTCAAGAAATCGCAGATGAATTAAAAATTTCAAAAAGTGCTGTACATGATAGTTTAACAAAGACTGTTAGTTTTTTGAAAAAGACAGAAGAAAAATTAAACTTTGTTTATAAACACAATAAAATAAAACATTTAATTGAAAGTTTTAAAAACAAAGATATATCAGTTGATAACTTATTGAACTTAATTGAAAAGGAGATTTAA